The following is a genomic window from Maniola hyperantus chromosome 15, iAphHyp1.2, whole genome shotgun sequence.
CTTAACCttagacagtttttttttctttctaagTCTTATTAATAAATTAGTGGACTTACTGTAGGACTTTTTGCCCCTTGAATCCTTTTGATAGATGCTCTTCCACAGCCTCCATTAAAGGCTTCTCTCGTATAGACACGAACGATAACACAGATCCCTTAAACAATCAGTACTATTATaagaatcaatatttttttcataaatatgAGTACCTCAGGTTGAAATGTCAATCAGGGTATGGGGcgaggggatgccccgcacacccacacgtcactcgcgctctcccgcaacgggttagcgcgggggctgtgcgggtgtgcagggcgtacCTCCCCAATCACGTCATTGTTGCGGCTTGAATGAaagagaaaccaacaaacagactgTAGTATTTCAATATCACTAGTATTTATTATGAgtaaaagtttgtaagtttggttTACACCAAAAGAAAGGCCATTCTCTTAACATGCTTGGACTATTAAAATCGAATAAAACGTAACTGGATGAAACATTTTATGTCGTTTTATTcgcctacttttgacatgacagttgacccattgagttaaaatggcgcacgAGGAGTAATTTCTTACGGACTATACCTGATTGTTGCCTCTGGCGGTTCGTCCCGCTCTATGCACGTAGGAAGTGACGTCAAGAGGAAAGTCAAAGTTGATGACATTGGAAACATGCTGGAAGTCTATGCCTCTAGACACGCCAGACTCTTTGTCTTTCTTGCGTTTTGACTTTTGCTGCAAGAAAATTACACTTCAAGAATACTGCACTAGCTAACCCAAAGccacccggcttcgctcgaatcgggtggaattttgaaaactgGTGAgcgagtggaattttcaaaaatcgtgaaacatgAATCTCTTCTTTTTAATCCAGTGGCAACacaaattttcattaaaacaacttgaaaaattacacaCTTCTTGTGTAAAATtgaataaactattttaacttagtttttttaatttctattttagtGACATGGTAGAAAATAAAAACCGATACCGGTTTCGTACCCTACTAAAAGATATATTATAACACTATGTactaattacttttttttaatttgcatggtggccattGTGAAATTATCATCttagttttttattctttgttgcTATAGTGGTACATAATTGAAACACATATCGAAAATTTAAattctatctattacggttcgtgagaaacagcccgctgacagacagacagacagtggagttttttgggtacggaaccctagaaattgATGATGCTTACTCTTTTCTTATTCCCTATCTCTTCACCAGCCAACATTCCCCCGTCTGGTTTCTCCAACGCCTTTTCGTCTGAAGCCACTATGATCTGGTAGCGCCCTCTGTTGAACTGGTCCACAGATAAACACCTGACAGCCGCTGGTAACTCTGAGTTTAGCACACACGAACCTATTTTGAACTGTTCTAGGTAGagttttaatctaaaataaaacatcACTTGTCACTActcattttataaatgcgaaagtgtgtttgtttgatggtttgtccttcaatcatgtctcAACAAAGAAACGGCTCGCCTtagttgggtatttgactacatcaaaaacaaattatttctcagtgattattatgtagattataAAGGggcttccaaaatacgtaaaatccacgtcctttgttagctTGAAGTgcgataaccattttaaattatcgattaaactaaaaaagtacatcattatgatgtgacgtcacattccagtatttaatagaatatcgcatactaagtgctcgttttgacgttcgataaaaagttactgatttgactagttgccaaagtcaaagtcgaatgattttttcaaaataggtaatatatattcagatgttggatttgtaagatatagtggtgataattattactcaaacttaaaactaaagctacgagggttccaaacgcgcccaggtctgagatattgtaaaaataaaataccgtatttcttgcatgggtatattaaaGAATGGGTATattgaagagtgacataggcgactgtttatggcgaaaaatcacagagttccatgggatttttaaaaacctaaattcaagtggacaaagtcacgggcatcagctagttatgaaaTAATACTTACTTGTAACACCTATCAACCGTCCTCACAAAAATAATGCTTTTCCCTCTAATTAGGTTCAGCTTAAGCAGTGcatacaaaatggccgccttaTCATCTTCCTCAGCAAACAGGTGGTAATGCTGCAACTGTGACGTGGGAGCCAATTCCGGCTCCTCCAGTTTGAGGGTCACAGGGTTTCTGAGGACTATCTTTTTTAGGCTTATGACGTCGTCTGATAGAGTTGCTGAGGCTAGCACTGCTTGGTGTATTTTCGGTAGAtagctgtaattttttttttataaaaggcCTATTTTCAATCACCAAATAAATAACTGACAATTTTTAACATCTTGGCAGATTTGCAATACAAAAATTGCGATTGAAATATCTGCCtttaatttagaattaaaaaaatagtaagcACTTGTAAGGAATATTAAACTCTTTGTAAAAGCTTAATTAACTTAGCTACTTTTCAttcttctttttaaaataaggatGTAAGTCTCCTATCTGATAGCTCTTTCGAATTTTTGTACCTGCAGTCAAAAAAAAGAAATCCAGTTGTAATCAGTTCAGCTAGTTTGAAGATACACAGGCGAGGGAGGACTAATATgcgaaaattatgaaaatgggAGTTTGATTCAGTTTTGATTATGTAAAAATTATAGTGATATaagattttaattatattactgGTACCCCAGAGATGGGAAGAGAGCGAGAGGACGGCCACAGAGGAGATGGGAGGACGACCTGCCAAAGGGTTGGCGCGGATTGGCGTTAGataggaaaaaatggagaagtctagaggaggcctatgtccaaagaggacaacctgatcTGTAAATTGCTGATTTTTTGAATTAATTatataggataggataattaaataataggaaataagaaattagtcatacggttagttagtaatataagatgtataattattgtatcagagaataaaggctattttatttatttatttatttaagattttaattAAGAATATATTAAGATAAGGTAAGTagttattctttgaaaaaaaatgtagttTTACTATGAGATATGTACATAACACTTATTCATGtatttttcaattcaattacccaattattggcttttaagTGTGCCAACTGGGCACAGATTTCTGTTAACTAAATGTTATGCTAAACAGTACATTTACATTATTTCTTGTATTGTACCTTCCTACATCGAAGAATAAATGTAAATACACAAATTTATACCTGAGAAGTTCTTTAATTTCATCTTCATATCCAAAAGAAAACACTAAATCTGCTTCATCGATGACCAATAATGCCAGATCATCCTTCAACCTCATGTTTTTGGCCTTCAAGTGTGCCAACGCCCTGGACGGAGTTGCCACTACTATGTCTGGTTTGTCGGCCAGCAAGGACTTCTGTATGTGCATGTCTCCGTTTGAAGATATGTCTATACAACGCACCTCTCTGGCACATTTCAGAGTTAGGTCACTTATTACTGATGtaatctataatattttttaggtaTTACatcacaaattttaaataatgttaaGAATTAAGATTTAAACTGGGAATGAGTACAAAGTTTATGCTATGATTTTCCTAAGGTGACTTACAAAACAGAAAAATAGATTGCAGACATTTTTTGTGTCTCTGAATAGTCAGTATTTTtagatacatttttattttttatccctgTGAAGTTGAGGCTACTGTACTGTAGTTATGcataagactttttttttaatttatagactagggcTTGGCTGCCATCAGCCCTGCtgccaagtgatgatgcagcctaagatggagcgtgcttacatagaagatgcctattcactcttcaaCTAGACTTGAAGGTATCCATATCAtcattggaggggaaaactgatgctagaagggtgttccaaatcttagcggtttggattagaaatgaggaggcaaatcgctccGTCATATCCATGGCATTTTGACTCTGTACGTGTGTAGACCTTGGTGATGTGATGGCTTGCAGTATgatagtagaagggtgaagGAGCTTATAGGCAATATTAAGTTAAAAACGTACCTGTCCACATAACTCTTTACTTGGAGACAGTATAAGAGCCTTAATACACTGATGTGTACTTGTGTTCTTAAGATTCAATATTTTCTGTATAACTGGAATGGTGAAGGCTGCAGTCTTGCCTGAGCCTGTTCTGGCACGCATGAGCACATCTTTACCCTCAAGTAATAGAGGGATTGCTGTCTCTTGAATAAGGGTTGGATGTGGCCATCCTAACTGGGATATAGCCTAGAAAATTGAAGAATTGAGAATTTCTTTCatggaatattttttaatatggcgATTGGTGATACATGTTGAGTGGCCAAAATATTGAGCCCCAATTTAATGACGGTGCTAATGTAAAGCACTATGTGGTTATTCTAAGGTAAAGCATGGTTGTTTTAATGACTTAATTCACCAATAAACCAAATGTATCATAGTCATATCTATGACTGTAATATACAATAAATTTCATAAGAGATTAAGTTTAGATCAATAACTTCGACATTACCTTTAGAATTCTATCATCCAACTCCATTTCATGGAACATAACCTTTTTCTCGTCTGTCATTTTTCCTTATTGTTAATTTTCCTATACAAAATGGTGTTTATAATACAACTTTTAAGAGTTTCCAGAGATTTTGCTTAGAAGTAATTAAGATTTTAAGATTTTCACTGATAAAAgcatataaaattgaataataaaCACACTCATAACCTCAAtgctgtacctactgtaaactATCTCTATGGTGTAAACTGTAAACCATAAACTATCATAAAGTTGCCATAAGCCATGACCATAGAGTTATAGATGGTCATAGATAAAGTAGAAAAAATAAGTCAACTATAGTCTACGGTAATCTGATTCaagcaaagaagttggaagtactactacgctCAAGTCAGAGTAAAAGTTGGATGAAAGTTGGATCTGATAAGATATATTTTCACTGTTTCTTAATTTCAAAACAGTCCGACCAGCTATAGTCCTTGCAGATTTGGAAAAACGGGACCTTTCTCTTCCATTGAAATGGTGTCTGAAACGATTCACTCTGAAATCTAAACTGAATTTGcaaatttgcattaaaatacctacatatcgtCATTTTTCTGAGTGGAGAAAACACCCCTCTTTTTGGGACTCGGGAGTCGGGACCATAGAGTTATGATCATAAACCACATCACGTTCGGGAGTCGGGACACTAAAAATTAAggtctgtttgtttgtatggtgtttgtttttactttttcacATATGGCAACCCAAACGAATGGCTGAGTTGTGTCTGCATtgctctatttttatttttatctacaaattaaataatttaaacgtAATTTGTTCAAAAATCCCAAAGTAATATTTCACGCGTTGAATTTAGCACTTCCTGGATCGTTCCACGATGGTACGTTAAACACGCAACCACGATGTCCGACCGCGGATGCGTTACGGACCGCAGTTCATTGCCTTATGTAAAACTGGTAATGGTGTTTCTTCCGTGAGTGACCGAAATATACAGTGACTTATGTGTATAGTTTATTGGTTGGTGTGAATAGTGATATAAGTCTGAAAAAATGTCTAATACAACGGCTCAAGTGCCTCAAGTGTTGATGAAGAAGGGCAAAAGGGGTGCTGCGGCATATATCCATGCGGATTGCGTGAGCGGGTATCCGCAGTACCTAGGCCCCCTTCTGGACGTCCTGCTGAACCCTGGGAAGGCTATCGACGAGTGGGAGACCATAGACTGGTGTCGCTGGCTCCTCGCCGGCGGGCGCACACCTGACGAGTTCGCCGCAATTGGTATGTAAACCGTTGCTCATAATAACTGTACTATCCATTGTATGTCATAGTCCTTTCTAGGTTATCTGTTGTTGATTATGATGGGGCAATTTCGCTTCTCAAACGTCTAGGTAGCTACATTCATTGTTCAGCATTACTGCACAAATTCTTACACATTACTTTTGTACTTTTTATGTACTGACTCATACCATTTTCACAAagagcattattattatttacaaacttCATAAACTTTGCCAAAAGCTTGGAATCACATTATGTTACCTAGAAGTAACATTTATAACTAAAATTTACAGTCACTATcagtatacctaggtattaaaAGATATTTTGTTGACATTATCCAGTCCTATAAGAATGTTTTTAGGACACTTTGTACTTTACTGTAATCATGCCTGATGGAAAGCAATGATGAAATCTAGATTAGACTTGGTTTGCCTAGAACATGCCTTCATGCTGCTATGATAGTACCCAGTAGAAGAATAAACATAAATCCTGTATTCAAACAACGACTTGACTCACTACTTGTAGGCTATGATCCATTTAACTTGATGCTAGCTTCCAACAAAAGGTGAATGGCATTGTATCAGTCCTTTTTCTTTCTTCTCAACaaattcaaagttttcataaaacataaactgatggaaaaatcctattacaatgcaCCCAAAGGATTATtcaaatgactagcttatgcccacaacATTGTCCATGTGAACTACTCGAATTTCAAACCTCCTTTACCTACTCCCTTTGAGGTTGAATCATCAAGAACCCTGcacaccaaatttcagcccgatagtttgttgtttgagctgtgcgttgatagatcagccagtgatatatatttagataagaaagcttgggaatgagtttcCTTAACAGCTATTATTACAGGTCTGATAAGTTTTCACCATTTGTTTCCCTATATGGCCACATTATCTCattatgtggctaattctgttgtacacacaatctctaaacttaaaaTGACAGGACTAAATCTGgttagtgctattcttttccacATGCAGTAATGGGGCAggttctcttgtacacaatctcaactgaactaaattaacaggtctaaatctagtgctatccttttccgcaagcaacattatgaaagagattgCAATAGACttagacatgccattttagtttattttagagattgtgtacactgtagaattagccacattgttagaCTGAACTAGAGAGAAAGAAAGAACTCTtaagtttgatcctgaatcaatGATATGTCAAACATTAGGGTAGGTGatgtaaaattaaagaaaaataggcgattcataCTCTACCTAGCATCAAATGTAGGAATATTCTCTAACTGTTCTAACTGTTCTCTAACATGAACTGTGGTATCATttaaaggatagcactagaacTTTTTgtctggcaaagccgtgccgccaagggatttagcgttccggtacaatgctgtGAGAAACCAAagcggtatgggtttaataaaactgccaaagcccttccaggctagcccgcttctatcttaggctgcatcatcactaccaccaggtgagattacaatcaagagctaacttgtatcgaaaAAAAAAGAGTGGATTAGGTCCCGTCTAGTTGGGGAACACCCATGTAGACATGTGCCAAagtactaataaaatataattaatattaatgactGTAGTAATAGTAActgttataaaataagtaagtaatcactacccatatcactactcatattataaatttatgcgaaagtgtgtttgtttgttggtttgtccttcaatcacgtcgcaacagagcaacagatcgacatgattttttgcatgggtatagtttaagacctggagagtttatcccagaaaatcaaagagttcccacggaatttttaagaacctaaatccacgcgtacgaagtcgcgagcatcagctagtgtactgtataatattatgtaagaacTTTGATTCACCATTTGTGAACAACAAGTGCACCCCTATACGTCCATTTTTGTTATGGTAATGTCACAACAGATGTGAGGCACAACCTTGCCTACAGTGAGTCATGTGCTGCCTTACTGAGTGAGGTAAGAATGCATTGCGATTGTGTTATTATTGTGAAGATAAGGCAATTTATTGAGAGCAGTGTGTTTTATGTTAATGCTTTTATCTGAGAGACGTGTGTTTACAGACATGTCTGAGTTATTTGAAGGTATCATTgtcatcatctaaatatataaaaagaaaaggtgactgactgactgactgactgatctattaacgtacagctcaaactactggaccgatcgggctgatatttggcatgcagatagctattatgtcgtaggcatgcgctaagaaaggatttttgaaaattcaacgcctaagggggtgaaataggggtttgaaatttgtgtagtccacgcggacgaagtcgcgagcataagctagtcatggATAAGCTGGTTAGGGCGTCCATACGCAACGTGAGtacgaaaaaaaaataagatcagAACACtcagcactgcgccagggaggtcgtcaagctATTGTTTAGGTGTTCAATGAGCTCGTAAATCCCGGTAGCGGCGCCGCAATGATCATTACTGATGTTGGTTGTCTTGACCTCGTTGCTGAACGTTGAGCGAGGTCAACGGAATCcttagttattaataattaaaaatcggaAAAGTGCGGATCGGTCAAGTGCGGacaggtattgttccacgcgctcgtgtactgtgtacgcatgtagcactcacactaatgcagatggcgaacgcgGGGTGCGGGCTGGTGTACTCCGCTCCCTTGCGTCGCGCGCCCCACTGCACCTAAAAAATACTATTGCGACGTGTCTTGCGGTAAAGTTCAAgtacgactatttaattggcacCTATACTTAgtgtacgaaaaaaaaaatcagagcactcaccactgcgccagggaggtcgtcaagctATTGTTTACATGTTGAACGAGCTCGTAAAGCCCGGTAGCGGCGCCGCAACGATCATTACTGATGTTGGTTGTCTTGACCTGGTTGCTGAACGTTGAGCGAGGTCAACGGAATGCTTAGTTATtgataaaaaatcggtcaagtgcagaTCGAACttgcatacgaagggttccgtaccatcgaacaaataacactttttagggttccgtaaccaaagggtgccaacggaaccctattactaatatatataactagctcattcccgcgacttcgtccgggtggactacacaaatttcaaacccctattttaccccttaagggttttttacaaaaatcatttcttagtggatgcctacgtcataatagctgtctgcatgccaaacagagatgcccaatttcagcttgaaccgtccagtagtttgagctgtgtgttgatagataagtcagtcacgttttccttttacatattaagactagccgatgcccgcgggCCGCGACTAAAAATCCCTAAATCCCTAAAtattctaaaaatcccgtgggaactctttgatttttcgggataaacagtagcctatataattatatcactctccaggtcttttaaactatacctatgcaaaaagtcacgttgatccgttgctccgttgcgacgtgattgaaggacaaaccaataaaccaacaaacacactttcgcagtagcgaaaccaataattaatctatgcttacgcatttataatatgggtagtgatttctaAACGAAtggcatgaaaattaaaataaataaaaagttttacttcttgtacgaaggtacggaacctttcgtgtgcgagtcttcctcgcacttggccgatttatttaatgtttttaatttttcatgacggccattttgaaagcctaattaaatatttattttggtccGCGCGTGCGTATTATAACCGGCTAATAATAGAGTGGGTGTGCGCGCCACTATTGTTTTTGCCACCTGTCTCGTGCCGCCGATGTCATCGTCCTATCCTTACGTtacttaccagttaccaccagTAACTTGCAGGTGACCCAAATTACTTCTAAGATCTAGGTAGGTTCATCTAGAGTTGAGATCTATAGCCCgctctttgactttgctcacacTCAATTTTACTCGTTATaaaacagggtgtaaccagaacgctagcaaaaacttagcgttattgttatactacctaaacacaatccaataccaataaccatttgcctcattttgtagttttagtgatttagtatttttcaaacctgtgtgcaaaactcgggtcaatgctccgcctacgacacagcattgaccccgagtggcctacttccggaactttcgttgacctcttgcgtcagtcagatgttttatttgcaatatacctatcgtgaagttttacaaaatataggaattttCCCCGcgttttttttcgcgtttattttgtggttttttttttgccagagttctggttacacctgtatgTACGAGTATATATGCGTCTGCCGTACGCTTTTAATAGGAGTGCGTGCATTTTGCGATCGAGAAGTTCTTGATGTGTCTCCGATAAAATAAAccactttgataaataattaaatcgatTCAGGAAGTGTAAAATACGAAATGCAGGTGCAACTCTATCTATAGCACATAGCACACTTCGATATCAAAAACACAAATTAACTTGGTCTAAATTATGACATTGGGaacatgtaaaataaataagttcttAATTGGTTAATTTTAATATCTAGGTAGGTTGCAACCTTTTTTTGTGACCTACTTTTATTACTTAAGGCTTAAGCAGTTAACAGGTGAAGTTAAATTTAacccatattttataataataagtaggtaattagttgataattattattgagccGTTTCAGTAGTCACGAGCGGGCATAGGCGGCGGCATaccaacatacatacatagttttagggttccataactCAGAAGGAAAacgcaacccttataggaccacattgttgtcagtctgtctgtcaagaaacctaaagggtactttccgttgacctagaatcatgaaatttggcaggtaggtcttatagctgacatttggggaaaaatctgaaaaccgtgaatttagggttagatcacacaaaaaaaattaaattgtggtcatgaactaataattagtattttcaactttcgaagtgagtgactatatcaagtggggtatcatatgaaaggaaacctgtacattctaaaacagatttttatttatttttatgcatcatagtttttgaattatcgtgcaaaatgtcgaaaaaatacgactgtagtacggaaccctcattgcgcgagcctgactcgcacttggccggtttttttatataaccgACAACCgaagtaccaattttcatgcaaataacttaaaagatgaccgactttcatacacactttcatcccctatttaaccctctttttcgcccgcaccggccgtgcgggtgtgcgtggcgttcactccccgattgccatctcaatctgttgTTTATTATAGTTATATGTTTTTGATGTCTGGTATCGATCGATATCGATCTTCTCTTGACTCTTCACATCACGCTATCGGCTATTGCCACCGTATGTCAAATGCAGCGCaagttctgtctcgttttggTAACCCGTTCGCGGTCTTCGTCTTCCTCGCCCGTGCCACAGTTTAACGATCATACAGTTCAGTCGTCTTACTAGACCGTACGTAACTCAAGTTCGTCCTCACTCCTTAACATCTAGAGTCAGCTCTTCAAGTGAAAAACATTGCGACATTAAAATCTGTCTAAGTAAAAGTCTGTCGGTAAAATGTGGTATaagtgcagtacgcggcagaaagtaatgtacaccagCCTTTGAATGACATTAATTaaggctttgtagagcgttgtctctgtcactcatgcccaTATgagttttgttggtctcaacgacaaagacaatgctctacaaatctgctatctccttctaaaggtcgatgtaattTACTGTACTAactattcaaaaaaaaattgaaatttcatAAACacttacaaataatattattatacttacactagcttatgctcgcgacttcgtccgcgtggattacacaaatttcaaacccctatttcacccccataggggttgaattttcaaaaatcctttcttagcggatgcctacatcataatagctatcttcatggcaaatttcagcccgatccgcccagtagtttgagctgtgcgttgatagatcagtcagtcagtcaccttttccttttatatatttataagataAGATGTACTCACACGCATCGTTTGACAGATGGAGCTATAAGGGGTTGTTCTGACATCAATGGTTTGGCAGGCACGGCACTCTTAgcgtgtttgtgcactcatccgtatacGGTTCGTACTCATGCGATTCGTATTTTACAGAATCCGTGAATTCATGGAGGAGgctgatatctatagagcgaactttgactGTGCTCTGACTGTACCACAATTCACGACATTTacaacttgtaacaaaacgtcgaggcgtcGACGTCACTGgaaggcgtcaaatgttccttcatttgacgctaggtagcctatgaataggctatttttctttgattttacgtcactatAACCCAAAATTTgaaatatcgtcgattcaggatcaaactgacATTTCTCTCACTCTAGGTAAACTGTAGGATAGCTAAGCAGCGGCAGTGCATTGACTCGAGCGCTTTTCTTGCCGGGCGGTGTGCACGGGCCGCGCCGTGCGTTCACCCGCTAACAGCTGATCGTAACACGTGCCCGATCCTCCCCGCGCTCCCCTGAGCTAACTAAACAACTTCCAGGAACTAGCGATCTTTTTGCGGCGAAGAGTAATTGAATTGCATCTTGATGATAGATCTCTACAATCTACATtgcataaaataaagtcgcttcccgcgtctgtatgtatgtatgtatgtatgtatgaacgcgtagatcttttaaactacgcaacggatttaaatgcggttttcaccaaggTTTAGATAGAGtcattcaagaggaaggtttatagctatagtttaattctcaaaaaattagagatccctagagaaattgaaataatgtgaattaggtcggcaAAAAAacctctcatttgagtttccgaggcaatgacaccacattagtatctacgttgcacccatgcgaagccggggcgggtcgctagttgtttataaggctgagatctatagagcgcgctttgcctttgctcagacttaagattgagttaaaacgggatagatttatgtgagagatatagatctgtctcgttttaactctatcttaagtataagctaagtcagagtgcgctttatagatctcaccctaagtaaTTATGTACTCTGCGTTGGAGTGTTTGTTTTTAGGCCCTCACTTGTATAAGGGCCTTATGAGGGCATTTATTTAAGGGGAATTTTTAGctatttattttgttactagctgatgcccgcgacttcgttggcgtggattgtttttaaaaatcccgtgagaactctttgattttataataattgaataataaataaataaataaataaattttccgggataaaagtagcctttctcctctccaggtcttaaactacacccatgcaaaaaattccgtcgatccgatgctccgttgcgacgtgattaaaggacaaaccaaaaaaccaacaaacaaacacactttcgcatttataataagggtactgatattattgtaaaatatagaatctttgaaaagagcaaccgcccaGTTTCTTCCTGGTCTTCTGGGTGGAAGGGTATTCCGAACCAATAGTAGattcatttgacgattcaaaagcacttgtaaaagtttatttaaattgaaaaactTTGTATTTCTATGTCCATTGGGTGAATATGTATAGGGaccataatattaaattagttcCCTTCTGC
Proteins encoded in this region:
- the Ddx56 gene encoding probable ATP-dependent RNA helicase DDX56, with amino-acid sequence MTDEKKVMFHEMELDDRILKAISQLGWPHPTLIQETAIPLLLEGKDVLMRARTGSGKTAAFTIPVIQKILNLKNTSTHQCIKALILSPSKELCGQITSVISDLTLKCAREVRCIDISSNGDMHIQKSLLADKPDIVVATPSRALAHLKAKNMRLKDDLALLVIDEADLVFSFGYEDEIKELLSYLPKIHQAVLASATLSDDVISLKKIVLRNPVTLKLEEPELAPTSQLQHYHLFAEEDDKAAILYALLKLNLIRGKSIIFVRTVDRCYKLKLYLEQFKIGSCVLNSELPAAVRCLSVDQFNRGRYQIIVASDEKALEKPDGGMLAGEEIGNKKRQKSKRKKDKESGVSRGIDFQHVSNVINFDFPLDVTSYVHRAGRTARGNNQGSVLSFVSIREKPLMEAVEEHLSKGFKGQKVLQKYEFALEEVEGFRYRSRDAWRAVTRVAVREARLKEIKQELLNCRKLQGYFEENPTDLAALKRDKALHTVRVQPQLAHVPEYLLPAALRSEQCDADDVEMPAQPKKRKQAHKTNFGSAKRHKYQARQSDPLKSFKVKSMKTTPAPSAGDT